The nucleotide sequence CTGTCGTGGGCCGGAGTCGGCCTGGTTTCCTCCACCCTGCTGATGAAGATGGCCCCACGTGAGCAGAGCGCGGCGTACTTTGGCACGTACGCCGCCCTCACGGGCCTTGCAGGGGCCGTGGCTCCGGCAGTCGGAGGCTACCTGGGGTCCCTCTTGTCTGCTGCACGGCTCACGTTCGGGGGGCGGGCGCTCGAAGGGCTGCAGATCCTGTTCCTGATCACCGCCATGGCCCGCATCCTGTCCCTTGCGTTGCTGCGAGGCGTGCGGCCGCCCAGGGAGCCGTCGCCGGAGCAGCTGCTCGCGGCGCTCCAGAGCGCACGCATCCGCGTCGTGCAGCCTGCCGTGCTGGCCGCGGGGCAGTGGGCCCAGTACGGTATGGCGACCGCCGAGAACCTGAGCGGGGCCGTCTCCCGCGGCAGCCTCGCCATGGAGGCGCAAGTCGAGAGCCTGGTGCAACTGGGCGAACGGATGGTGGCCCGCGCCGATAGCGCGTGGAGCCGCTGGGTCGAACGCAGCGAACGTCTCTGCGCGAGGTGGATCAACTGGGTGTTCGATCGCATGGAGCAAGCGCTGGCACGCTTGCGGAGGTGGTGGGAATGATGGGAGCACCGGGCCCGGCGTCGGCGCAAAGCCTGTGGCAGGCGCTCGTCGTGCAGCCGGTGGAGGCCCTGGGCGCGGCCTTGTATGCCTACCTGCCCCGGGTCGGCGGCGCCATCCTGGTCCTGGCCGCCGGCCGCATCGCGGCGGGCGTGCTCCGGCGGCTGGCACGGGACGTCCTGCGAGCGACGGGCTTCGACGTGGTGATGCAGCGGCTGGGCCTGAGCGCCCTCTTGCAGCGCGGGAGCATCGCCAAGCGCCCCTCGGAGCTGGCGGCGCAAGGGATTTTCTGGCTCGTCATCGTCTCGGCGGTCATGCTGGCCTTCGACGTGGTCGGGCTGGATAACGCCGCCGTGCTCGTACGGCAGCTCGTCGACTTCCTGCCGCGGCTGTTGGCGGCGCTGGCGCTGGTCGCATTGGGCTTGTGGGCGGCCGACGCCTCGGGGCGGTTCATGGAACAGGCGGCCGGCGCGGCGGGGTTGCCGGGACCCGGCATGTGGGGCCAGCTGGTACGCTGGGGGGTGCTGGGCTTTGCGATCGTGGCGGTGCTCGAACAGCTCCAGATCGCCTCGGCTACGTTGCGGGCCGGGCTGCTGGCACTGCTCGCCGCAGGCCCCGTCGGGGTTGCGATTGCGATGGGACTGGGCGGGCAGGGCGTCGCCCGGGAACTCATCGCAGGCCAGGCCGTCCGCAGCATGCTGCGCCCCGGAGAGCGGGTGGAGCTAAAGCTCGACGGCCGGCGCCTGAGAGGCCGGGTCGAACGCTTCGACCTCACGGCGACCTGGATCCGGCCAGACACGGAAGGGGAAGGGGCCGGCGAGGAAAGCCACCTGGTGGGCGTGCCCCACTCCTACCTCACGTCACAGGCCGTGAGCATCGTCAGACCGGCCCCCTGAACAAGCCACGGCCGGCTCGCTCCGCAGCAAGAACGGGTTGGTGGTGCGCTCCCGGCCGATGGTCGTCGAAGGGCCGTGCCCGGGGTAGACGGGGGTCGCGTCGTCGAGGGAGAGCAGTTGCTCGCGGATGGAGCGGTGCAGCGCCTCGGGATCGCCGCCGGGCATGTCCGTACGCCCTACGCTGCCGGCGAACAGGGTGTCGCCGGAGAAGACGGCCGGGGTGGGGCGGGTCATCACGAAGACCACGCTGCCGGGGCTGTGGCCCGGGGTGTGCCGGACCTGCAGCTCCACGCTGGCGACGGCGATCCGTTGCCCGTGCTCGAGGGCCGCGTCGGGAGCGGGCGGCTGCGGCACCGGCTCGCCCGTGAAGAGCGCCGCCGCGTCGGGTGCCATGTGCAGCATGTCCCGGTCGGCCGGGTGAGCCAGGATCGGGGCACGGGTCGCCTCCTTCAGCGGCGCGAGCGCGCCCACGTGGTCGAAATGCCCGTGCGTCAGCAGGAGATGGGTTACGTGACGGGAGCCGATGGCCTCGAGGATGCGGGAGGCGTCGGCTCCCGGGTCGATCACCACGACCGTGCCGGATGCCTCGTCGATCAGCAGGTAGCAGTTGGCCTCGAGCATCCCGACGGGGAGGGTGACCACCCGGAGCCCGTGGGCGGGCGGGCCGGACGTGACGCCGTGCGTGGGATCCGTCATGTTGCTCGCTCCTCAGGTCGAGCCGTGGCCGGGCCCGGAAGGACCGGCAGGAAGGTGGCTTCCCTGGTCGAAAGGCTACCGTCAAGCCGTCCGGCACGCAAGGGGTCCCCCGGCGCCCGGGGCGCAGACGAGCCCAGGTGAGACGAGAGAGAGGAGAGACGAGCGATGCTTTCTCATGGAGTGCGCCCTTCTCCCACTGGTTCCGTGGCCAGGCGAGTCGACCTCCCGGAGGACGCGATCCCCACCCGCTGGTACAACATCATGGCCGACATGGAGCACCTGCCTGCTCCCCCGCTCCATCCCGCAACGGGGCGGCCGGTTGCCCCGGAGGACC is from Limnochorda sp. L945t and encodes:
- a CDS encoding mechanosensitive ion channel family protein, whose translation is MMGAPGPASAQSLWQALVVQPVEALGAALYAYLPRVGGAILVLAAGRIAAGVLRRLARDVLRATGFDVVMQRLGLSALLQRGSIAKRPSELAAQGIFWLVIVSAVMLAFDVVGLDNAAVLVRQLVDFLPRLLAALALVALGLWAADASGRFMEQAAGAAGLPGPGMWGQLVRWGVLGFAIVAVLEQLQIASATLRAGLLALLAAGPVGVAIAMGLGGQGVARELIAGQAVRSMLRPGERVELKLDGRRLRGRVERFDLTATWIRPDTEGEGAGEESHLVGVPHSYLTSQAVSIVRPAP
- a CDS encoding MBL fold metallo-hydrolase; this encodes MTDPTHGVTSGPPAHGLRVVTLPVGMLEANCYLLIDEASGTVVVIDPGADASRILEAIGSRHVTHLLLTHGHFDHVGALAPLKEATRAPILAHPADRDMLHMAPDAAALFTGEPVPQPPAPDAALEHGQRIAVASVELQVRHTPGHSPGSVVFVMTRPTPAVFSGDTLFAGSVGRTDMPGGDPEALHRSIREQLLSLDDATPVYPGHGPSTTIGRERTTNPFLLRSEPAVACSGGRSDDAHGL